A window of Cytobacillus sp. FSL H8-0458 genomic DNA:
CCATTATAAAGTGAAACTTCAATCAGTGGGGGTTTTCCACCCCACTGATTGTTAGTCGCGTTCTAGTGTCGCTAAGATCTCCGCTAGCGCTTTGATCAATCGACACTACGAACCCGATTGGTTCAACTAAGCCTCTGCCTGCGCGTCGGCAAGTTTCACTGTATCTCACCAATCGGGCCTTTACGGGCCGTTTGACCCCCGCTTATCCTCCTTTGATTGCTCCGAGTCTTGAAGCTGGGGTCTTACTGCCCGTTAGACTGCGATAAAGAGTCCCTTGCGGCTCTTTTTCTTTGTCAATCTTAATTTGTGTATATTTTCTGAAAGTTATTTGTCTTTTTTGTGAACATTGGCATATAATGTAATTAATATATTTTGGGAGGTTCGTGATGACCATTGTTCATATTTTGAATTTTTCCATTCCCATCGCCTGTGTATTTCTATTTGGTGTAATGGTCGACCGCATGTGCAAACCGGACGGCACGGAACAGGAAGCAAATAAATAATCCAGGAAAAGCGGCTGGCTGACAGCCTTTTTTTATTTCTTATATAAAAAAGAAACCAGCCCCCTAAGGCTGATTCCCCGTTCTTGGCAATATTAAAATCTCTACCCGTCTGTTCTTCGCTCTGCCTTCTTTCGTATCATTTCCGGCAACCGGCTGGAATTCCCCAAATCCTTTGGCACTGAACCATTTCGGGTCCAGCTGGTCATTCTTCAGGATGATTTTCATAAAGTTGACCGCCCGCATGACACTGAGCTCCCAATTGGACTCGAAGTTCGAATTGCGGATCGGGACATTGTCTGTATGGCCGCTGATGATGATATTTCTTGGCGGGTCCATGATGAGAAGCCCGGCAATTTCACCAGCCATTTTTAAATCCTGCCCACGGACCTCTGCACTTCCTGAGCCGAACAGGACATTATCCCTGATTGAAACGAGCAATCCTTCCGTGGTTAAGGAGGTTTCCAGTTTGTCCGCCAGGTTTTGATTTTCGATAAAGGCATTGACTCTTTGCTGCAGCTCTGCCAGTTCTTCCTGATCGGCAACCTGCTTCAATTTTTCTTTTTCCAATTCATCCAGCGCTGCCATTTCCTCGAGATCCTTGCTTGGCTCTTCAGACACAGCATCCGTGGATTGCATTTGTCCTTCCGGCATTGGACTTGGGAATTCAAAGACGCCCGTTCCCCCTGAAAAGACATCATTGAATGCCTTTGACAGCTTCTGAAATTTCTGAGCATCCACTGAACTCATGGCGAAGAGGACAATGAACAGGGCGAGAAGCAGTGTCAATAAGTCAGCATACGGCAATAGCCAGGATTCATCTACATGTTCTTCATGATGCTGCTTCTTTTTCCGCCTACTCATCCTTTGCCACGCTGCTTTCTTCAAGGAACTTGCGGCGTTCTCCTGCAGGAAGATAAGAAGCAAGCTTTTGCTCGATTACCCGTGGTGCTTCCCCTTCTAAAATAGAAAGAATTCCTTCGATCATCATGCTTTTAATCTTTGCTTCCTGTTTGGACTTTCTCTTTAGCTTATTGGCAAACGGATGCCAGAACACATAACCTGTAAATATCCCCAGTAAAGTCGCTACGAATGCCGCACTTATGGCATGACCGAGGGTGGTGGTGTCCTCCATATTTCCTAGTGCTGCAATCAATCCAATAACGGCTCCCAATACTCCAAGGGATGGGGCATACGTGCCGGCCTGGCTGAAAATTTGCGCTCCAGCCTGGTGCCTTTCTTCCATCGCTTCAATTTCTTCACTTAATACATCCCGAATATAATCGGCACCTTGCCCATCAACAGCCAGAGATAAGCCGCTTCTTAAAAAAGCATCTTCAATTTCGCTTGTCTTGACTTCCAGGGCAAGCAATCCTTCTTTTCTTGCCAGCTGAGCCCATTCCGAAAACATCTTAATCATTTCAGAAGGGTTCATCAGCTTTTCTTCTTTAAATAAAATACCAAAAAGCTTGGGTACACGTTTGATTTCATTCGTTGGAAATGCAATGGCCACAGCTGCTGCAGTTCCCAGAATAATGATCAGAATTGCGGCAGGATTTATCAGGACAGACGGGGAAACTCCTTTAAAAACCATTCCGACTCCAACTGCTATGATTCCTAATATAACTCCTATAATCGTTGTTTTATCCATGCATGCATGCCACACCTTCTATGTAGTCTGAAAATCACTAAAAACCTTCTATAAATAATTTCGGATGATTTTTACAGTTCTTTAGGAAAATTTTCATATATAAAAGGCAGAGGTGCTTCCCCTGCCTTTGTTTTCATTATATTAGATCCAGCGGCATCCGCAGAAACCTCTTCTTCTGCGGTCATCGTCATCACGGCGGCATCTGCAGCCTCTGTTAGATCCGGCTAAGTCCCTGTTATACCATAAGTCACCTGCACCGCGTACATTGTCACGGCGATGTTTTCGGCGGTCATCTTCTGCTCCGCCAACATTATTCCGGCAACCCCAGCCAAAGCCGCATCCCCAGCCACATCCGCAGCCTCTTCTGCGTCTGTCTTCAACTCCAGCTACATCGTCATCACGGCGATGCTTTCTGTTGCGGTCTTCAGCTCCACGCACATCATCACGGCGGCGATCATCTTCTTCATTTACAATAACTTTTTCTGCTCTGATTTCTACTTCATCTGCATTAATCTCAAATCTTCTTCTCCAATTATTTGACATAAGTCTACCTCCTTTCTCATGGATACTATAGAATATGTATCACTGAAGGTTTTCGCATGGACAAATCCCCAATCGGAAAGAAAATGTGCCTGTATATGTAAAAAACCCCTGTCCTATTCAGAAGGGGAGTCTTTTAGAATTAGATTTTTTGAAAGACAAGATTGTTTATTTTCATTAAATGCTTTAAAGCCGCCTGGAAGTTAGCATGTGTTTCAGCATTTAATTCAATGCCGGATAAAATGATTTCTTTTATAAGCTGCGGGGTCATTCCGACAAAGTAAGGCTTAACTCCCATGAGGTTAATGGAATCAGTCAGGTTGCGGATTTGCTCCCCAAGCTCTGACAGGCACATCTGCTCTAAGCGGTCGACCGTAATATCGGTAAAATCTATTATAGCAAACTCTGTATCATGGTCTCTAATATGGTTCAGGATCTTAGCCGTAATTTTTTCGAATCTTTCTGCCATGAGAAGGCCTGTAATGGGCACCAGAATCGTCTGAGGAATGATCGATGGAATAATGGGTGCTGTCATATCAGCAATGGCTGCCTCATATTCCTTCACTCTTTTTTCAAGGATCTTTATATATTCATCTTTATTCATGTGTTCTCCTCAATTCCAATCATCTAATTCATTAGAATAATTTATTGTTGATTTTTACCTCGTAGTTTTTGAAAAGGGATGAGTTGGTGTTCTGTCTTCTTTTCGACATCATGCTGTTATAGCGGAGCAGCTTTTCGTTTAATTTCTTCTGCAATGCCTTCTTTTCTTCCTGATCCTCACATTTCTTCATCAGATCTTCAATCGTCATCATTTCCTTTTTTACCTGGTTTTCTTCATCAGTAAATCCGGCATTCTTCATGATGCGATAGGCCATGCGCAAGTTCTCTGGGACGGAAGACAGATCATCTGGCGGCAGCGGTTTCCCATATCCCGGCAGATTATCAAACTCGCCGTCCTTGTAAGCTTTTTTTATGCGATCTTCAGAAAGTATAGAAAAAAAGTCCACTCAAGCTCCCCCTCCACTTCATTTGTACTTATTATATATTTTCGGCGCTGCATATTAAAGTAATTATGTATATAGAAGAGAAAGCTTGCGCCTCCTCCTTTTAGATTTTACCTATTAAGTTTGGATCCTTGTTAATCCCTTGCTGGCCGGGCTGCCAGTTTGCCGGCACACCCTTCCCTGTCTGCTGTGCATATTGAATTCCCTGCATGATTCTGACATGTTCATGCAGATTTCTCCCGACTTCTCCAGGGTAAATGAGCTTTGCCGCGATAATGCCATTGGGATCGATAAAAACGGACGCCCTGATGGCCGCTCCTGACTTTTCATCCAATACCCTATAAGCTCTGCTTATTTGATGTGTCCGGTCGCTGACCATTGGATAATTCACATTTTTTAATGACGGAGATGTTTCCTTAAATACTTTATGTGCATATACACTGTCCGTACTGATGGACATGACTTCGCAGTTTAAGGCTTTTAAATAAGGGTTCACAGCGGCGACCGCCGCCAATTCTGTCGGTCAGACAAATGTAAAATCACTCGGATAAAAAAACAGCAGCACCCATTTTCCAATATAGTTCTCCAGATTGATTTTTTTTATTTGGTGATTAATGACAGCATCGGCAATAAAAACTGGCGCAAGGTCTCCCCGTCCCGCACAGAACACGGAAGCATTCGGATCAATCACGGCTGTCCCCCTCCTTTTCTGTTTCGTCTTTGCTCTATATACTTATGCGAACAAGAGCAAAATTGAACGGAAAATATTGATTGAACCACCCGTACATACTCCTGATGCCGGAGGGAAAAATAGTGGAAGAATGCAAATTCAACTATGAAAGGAGCCTGATTATGTCACGCGGAGTCCATTTTAATCATAAAAAAAAGCATCACCCGGGGGAATTCCCTGAACACACAATGGTTGAGCGCCATACAACTGAGGCACAGGAAGATGAAGAATTTATTGTGACGCAGGAAGCGTTTAAAAACCGCTTTGAAGAAGATGAAGCCAAGGAACTTGAGGAAAGAGCCAAAGATTAAAAAGTCAGGGGCCTGAATAACATTCAGACCCCTCCTTCTTAAAATGCGTCTATTTCAACTTCTTTCAGCCAGGCTGCACATGCTTCAATATCCTTTGAAAACACGCGATCTTTTATGATGGAAGGCACCACTTTTCTAGCTTCTTCAAAAAAGCGTTTTGTTTTATCAGCCATTTTATCAGAGCCGCGGAATTCTGCTGCCTGCAGTGCGCAAATAAGTTCAATTGCCAATACTTTATTGACATTCTGGATGATCTGGTAAGCATGTCTCGATCCGATAGTTCCCATGCTCACATGGTCTTCCTGATTCCCGGATGAAGGGATCGAATCCACACTGGCGGGATGGGCGAGTGTCTTATTTTCCGAAACAAGGGATGCTGCAACATACTGGAGAATCATCGCACCGGACTGCAGTCCAGGCTCCGGGCTTAAAAATGGCGGCAAGTCACTCAGCTGCGGGTTAACAAGCCTTTCAATACGGCGCTCTGAAATATTGGCCAGTTCCGCTACCGCGATTTTCATAAAGTCCATTGCAAGTGCGATTGGCTGTCCATGAAAGTTTCCCCCGGATATGACACTTTCCCCATTATCAAAAATAAGCGGGTTATCTGTGGCTGCATTCATTTCGATTTCAAGCTTTTCTTTTACATAATCAAGAGCCTGCCAGGATGCTCCATGCACCTGCGGGATGCAGCGGATCGAATAGGCGTCCTGCACCCGGATTTCCCCCTGTCTTGTGATCAGGCTGCTGCCTGACAGGTATTCCCTTATTCTTCTGGCTGTATCCACCTGCTGCTGATACCCCCTTGCCTGATGGATGTTTTCATCAAACGCATCAATTATGCCGTTCAATCCCTCCATTGTAAGTGCTGCGATCAGCTCACTTTGATAAGCGATTTTTTCCGCTTCCAGATAACCAATGACTCCCATTGCCGTCATCGCCTGTGTGCCGTTAATGAGGGCAAGCCCTTCCTTCGCCTGTAAGGTTACAGGCTCTATTCCTTCCTGAACAAGCACTTCTAGCGCAGGCTTTCTTTCCCCCTTGTAAAATACTTCCCCTTCTCCCATTAATACTAATGCAAGATGGGATAGAGGAGCCAAATCCCCGCTTGCTCCAAGAGAGCCCTGCTGCGGAATGACAGGATGGATACTTTTATTCACAAGTGCTAAAAGAGTTTCGATCACGACCGGACGAACACCTGAGAATCCTTTCAATAAGGCATTTGCTCTTAAAAGAAGCATTGCTCTTGAGACAGACTCAGGGAACGGCTCCCCTACTCCGCAGGCATGCGAACGGATTAAATTCAGCTGAAGATCCTCGACATCTCCCTGGTCAATTCTTACATCGCTGAATTTCCCAAAGCCAGTGTTTATTCCGTATATGACTTTTTCTTCACTTACAATTCTCCTAACGGCTTCATGGCTGTTTTTTACACGAAGCATGCTTTCCTCTGATGCCGCAGCCTTTACTCCTTCAAAAAGAACTCGTTTGACTTCAGACAAAGTAAGGGTATTTCCATTTAAAGTAACCACCCTGTTCTCCTCCCCGTGAGTTAAAGTCATCATCGATTCTGTCAATTTTTCCATTTTATATCCTCCCCGGTACATTAGCGAGATAAAGAAAAGGCTGTATCTCAAACACAAGTTTGAAATACAGCCTTTTTTAGAAGATTATTTGCAGTATCTGTTGTCAGATATCTCATCTTTATCACAGCCTATTTTTGTTATATTTTCTGAATATAATTAATTTTATGTTCCTAGTGGAAGGATGTCAACAATAAATTCCCATTTTTTAACAAGTTAGATTGTTAGAATGGTAACACAGTAAAGCGTATTTTATTATATCCATATAAATAGCCGGCAGTTCTGCCGGCTATTCGTTCTTCTTCCTATTTTAAGTTTTCACCTTGTCTTCTTAAAGCATGTTTTAATTTCCCATATGTTTCAATACCCGTGAAATCCAGTCCCAGCTGAATGGAAGTCTGGGCAACCTCAGGGCTGATGCCGGAGATGGTGGATTTGACCCCTAATAGCTTTAAAGCAGTCGTTAAAGAGAATATTTGATGAGCAACCATCGTATCGATAATCGCTACACCTGATAAATCAATAAATAAGTGCTCAATATTTTCTTTTGCACATTTTTTCGGAATTTCCTCCAGCAGGATCTGTGCACGCTCCGTGTCAATATCGCCGATAAGCGGCAAGACAGCTGTATGGTCTTTTATAGGAATGACCGGAGTTCCAAGTTCATTGAT
This region includes:
- the motB gene encoding flagellar motor protein MotB — translated: MSRRKKKQHHEEHVDESWLLPYADLLTLLLALFIVLFAMSSVDAQKFQKLSKAFNDVFSGGTGVFEFPSPMPEGQMQSTDAVSEEPSKDLEEMAALDELEKEKLKQVADQEELAELQQRVNAFIENQNLADKLETSLTTEGLLVSIRDNVLFGSGSAEVRGQDLKMAGEIAGLLIMDPPRNIIISGHTDNVPIRNSNFESNWELSVMRAVNFMKIILKNDQLDPKWFSAKGFGEFQPVAGNDTKEGRAKNRRVEILILPRTGNQP
- the motA gene encoding flagellar motor stator protein MotA, which encodes MDKTTIIGVILGIIAVGVGMVFKGVSPSVLINPAAILIIILGTAAAVAIAFPTNEIKRVPKLFGILFKEEKLMNPSEMIKMFSEWAQLARKEGLLALEVKTSEIEDAFLRSGLSLAVDGQGADYIRDVLSEEIEAMEERHQAGAQIFSQAGTYAPSLGVLGAVIGLIAALGNMEDTTTLGHAISAAFVATLLGIFTGYVFWHPFANKLKRKSKQEAKIKSMMIEGILSILEGEAPRVIEQKLASYLPAGERRKFLEESSVAKDE
- a CDS encoding STAS domain-containing protein, with the protein product MNKDEYIKILEKRVKEYEAAIADMTAPIIPSIIPQTILVPITGLLMAERFEKITAKILNHIRDHDTEFAIIDFTDITVDRLEQMCLSELGEQIRNLTDSINLMGVKPYFVGMTPQLIKEIILSGIELNAETHANFQAALKHLMKINNLVFQKI
- a CDS encoding DnaJ family domain-containing protein, whose protein sequence is MDFFSILSEDRIKKAYKDGEFDNLPGYGKPLPPDDLSSVPENLRMAYRIMKNAGFTDEENQVKKEMMTIEDLMKKCEDQEEKKALQKKLNEKLLRYNSMMSKRRQNTNSSLFKNYEVKINNKLF
- a CDS encoding peroxiredoxin: MIDPNASVFCAGRGDLAPVFIADAVINHQIKKINLENYIGKWVLLFFYPSDFTFVUPTELAAVAAVNPYLKALNCEVMSISTDSVYAHKVFKETSPSLKNVNYPMVSDRTHQISRAYRVLDEKSGAAIRASVFIDPNGIIAAKLIYPGEVGRNLHEHVRIMQGIQYAQQTGKGVPANWQPGQQGINKDPNLIGKI
- the hutH gene encoding histidine ammonia-lyase, translated to MVTLNGNTLTLSEVKRVLFEGVKAAASEESMLRVKNSHEAVRRIVSEEKVIYGINTGFGKFSDVRIDQGDVEDLQLNLIRSHACGVGEPFPESVSRAMLLLRANALLKGFSGVRPVVIETLLALVNKSIHPVIPQQGSLGASGDLAPLSHLALVLMGEGEVFYKGERKPALEVLVQEGIEPVTLQAKEGLALINGTQAMTAMGVIGYLEAEKIAYQSELIAALTMEGLNGIIDAFDENIHQARGYQQQVDTARRIREYLSGSSLITRQGEIRVQDAYSIRCIPQVHGASWQALDYVKEKLEIEMNAATDNPLIFDNGESVISGGNFHGQPIALAMDFMKIAVAELANISERRIERLVNPQLSDLPPFLSPEPGLQSGAMILQYVAASLVSENKTLAHPASVDSIPSSGNQEDHVSMGTIGSRHAYQIIQNVNKVLAIELICALQAAEFRGSDKMADKTKRFFEEARKVVPSIIKDRVFSKDIEACAAWLKEVEIDAF